The genomic stretch TTTTATGTGGTTCAGAAATGTATCACAGGTCAGCTATGTAACAGCCATCCCACAGAACATGTGAAATGAAAGGACGGAGAGAATTTTACAGTAGTTTTATTTAACAAAACTTACGCCAATGTCTCTGTCTATATACATAACGTGTTTCAAAGTCAGAGCAGCAGACACACAGACTATTAATGCAGGACATATAATAATGCTTACAACATGTTATGTGATGTTTTGTTTTCTGCTCAATCGGACACTGACAGATTCAAAAAATATCCCAAAGGCTGAGCAGCAtcacatcttcattttctggagtGGCTTACATCATtatgtcctaaaaaaaaaaaaagagggatggAACTTTGGAGGGTTAATACAttgcattcagtttagttcaaccAACAGCTCTTGGCCTGTAAGAGGGACTCACAAAGTGTTTTGGACTGGGGATAAAAATTTGAGTAAAACagcctctgctgctaagtcacttcagtcgtgtccgactctgtgcgaccccacagacggcagcccaccaggctcccctgtccctgggattctccaggcaagaacactggagtgggttgccatttccttctccaatgcatgaaagtgaaaaggaaaaggaagtcgctcagtcgtgtctgacccttagcatggactgcagcctacctggctcctccatccatgggattttccaggcaagggtactggagtggggtgccactgccttctccgaaaatagCCTCTgggtatattaaaaaattttttttcactgtcaTATCATAAATATAAGAAGGTCGTCTCATTCCTGATCCTCCAAAGTAagaaaatctactttaaaaaataagttaatgatTTTTGTAATAAGAACTATGAATAACATTTAGTGAGTAGAGATCCTTCAAAATTAAGGTAAGAAAGTCGACTAATACTCAACACAGCTCTGCCTCTACCTTCTCCAATTTCGTTCGTTTCATGACATTAAGCTACATGTTAACACAATATTTTCTAAGGTTCTTTATATAAGGAAGACATgttttgctttctcattttttcatGACTTTCAGGAAGCCCTCTTAATTCCTTAAAAGGTACTGTCATTCTGAAAATCTCAAGAAGCCTAGCTACATATTCTACTCACAAAATTTTGCTCTGTACAGGTACATAAGCTGACTTTTAGGTAATACTTGAAAAACAGTTGACGCTGCCAAGTGTGAATTCTTCATGTTGACACTTAACACTCTGACCTGATTCAAGGTCATCTTTCCTGGAAGGTCAAGGTCTAGCCTTTCAGGAAAGATGCTACCAAGCAGTGAGGtatagaaggaggaaaaaaataaaatcacagccTTTTCTTCTCCCCTCAACTCTTAAGAGCCTTCTTTCATGCTAGGGGGTTGGGGGATAACAAGTCTTCTGTGGATAAAACTTAAGGATGCTCTCCTTTATGTAGTGAAGTGGTACACATGACCCATTTCCCAAAAAGCACCAACTAGAAATGCACAAGGACTAAATACTGTACTGAAACAATATACCCATTTGTTCACGGAAATCGGACCCATCACTtactgtgctttcattttctaaaaacaagATCAGACCATTATAAAAATGTGcttccaaaataaattatttctagaatataaaatgctttatatttttccAGGCCACATAATTCCATTATAAAATAGGAAATCAGAAAATTAGCTAAAACAGTCTTCACATGGTAAAAAGTATGTGTACACAcgtatatacacatattaaaaaaCCGAAGTTTCGAGTttcaataaaaaactaataaaccaAAGTAACGATTATGTATTAAACTACACACAAGCCACGTCAATTTATCGGTAATGAGAATTAACTACAAAGTATTACAATCAAATGTATCAGAGGATAACCTAAGACCTCCCCACATGGAAAAGGATCAGAAAGCCTTCAACTGCCAAGCCAACAAGAAGCCTGCTCATGCCCTTTTCAGATACAATCGCCCCGTTCTGCGAGGAAGGCATACAAAAGGAGGGAAAACACGTGCCCTGGGGCTGCCTTGCATTTGTGCTCTGCGTTATGGCCGGCTtggggctggctggctggcttgtGAGGACTACAACCCGGGTGGAGCCATGTTTGCCAAGCCATCCACCTGCCCACGCAGCCACGGTGGTGCAGAGGGCGGGCGGTGGAGACCAGCACCAGCCCTGCGTTCTGCTGGTGGAGGGGAGCTGGAGTGTTCTCGGAGCTGCTTCCCAAGTGGGGTGAGCAACAGGGAAGGCCTGATTGCAGCTGAGATCAGTTAGAAATTACCATTGATGAAAACTGGGTACAGTGTTCCTGGAACTTGAATAAAGACAGTGGGGAGGTTTCCATTTTGTGGATTCCTGCCTGTTCACAGTGTTTTCATGAGGGAAAAATCTTAAGGAGTGGACAGGTGAGTGGGGAAGCGGTCTTATTCCATAAGAGGGCCTGTTCAGAAAACCCACCAAGGGAGGACAGAATATGACCTGGCAGGATGGGGGGGCGGAGGGGCAGCGTCTGACCCACAGATGGTGGAGGAACACAGAGCGTGCAACACCCAGCCCTGGTTTGTGGGGAACCAAACCAAAACTCACAGTTTCACTAAAGCCCCAACTTGCTTCCCAATCCTACCTCGACTTGTCTCCCCGAACTTCATCCAAGTTCAAAGGAGCCTGTTCACTCACAGTGGACGTGGATTACTCAGCCGACTTTCAGGAGAGTGGCAAGGGCAAACAGGAGACAACTTtagacattttctctttttcttcttccagaaaggcACATTCCCTCCCCCACCGTCATAAATCAAGGTActtggaaagaaagcaaaagcttGAAAATCTTTTACTCTTCCCCTAACATCTGCTGTTGTTGCAAACTCAGGCCAATCTTTGGAATCATTCTTTAAAGGGGTCAACAAAAGCACAATTTCTCTGTGCTACCATGAACACTCAGCAACACCGCTGAGTGGGTGAGGGATTTAAAAGAACGCCACTTTCTTATAaccaaatttaagaaaatgaagtagcaaATGTAATCTCCATTATGTACCAAATATTTAGGAGATGAGTTAacgcaaaaagttaaaaaaaaaaaaaaaagggatgtgCACAccaagacctgggtttaattcttCGGTAGCACTTTGTTATATAAAGAGCATGTGTCAACGTTCTAAATGTGCCCCTctgaatggataagcaaagatTTGTTATCTACTCGGAAAAAGGTTACTGCCTGAAGAGAAATCTCAGATCCCACTGAAAATCTGTTCCGAGTTTCCCTTCTCCCCAAACAAATGCATGTAGGTGAATCTGTGCACGCTCCTTCAGGGACACAGACCCTTCTGAGATCCAGGCACCCGGCTTGGGCTCAGACTCGTGGCTCTCTCCACATTCCCAGGAGGATCTCAAGACTGACCTGCCCTCCCATCCCTGCATACTCTATTTCCCCCACTGAGTCAGGGAGGGACTCAAAACCAAACCACCCAAACCAGGACCAACTGAAAGGGAACAAAAACACAGTGCTTCTGAGATCGGTTTTTCACTTATTTGCCCTTGGAAGAAAGAACATCCCAGTCTCTGGTAGCCTCTATCAAATGCCGCTGGCCGTGACTCATCCACTCTTCCTGGTCCTCATAGAGCCGCCCACAAAACCAGCACTTAAATATACACTGCGATGAGTCATCAGGCGAGGAATCCACCACCTGGTAGTTGTTTTTATGAACcttcttcagtttcattttcagcatcattTGCCTTTTGATCTGACTGGCTTCCTCAGCGTTCTGGTAGGTCAGTCGGATGTGGTGCCGCCTCATGCCTAACTGACACCTAGTCCTCTCCGACAACACCACCTTGAGGACGTTGCCTTTGTACTTGTTTATTACCTTCATCACGTTGGACACCTCCGGTGAGTCAACGTCAGGATGGTTTAACACGATAACGGGCTGGTTCCGACGGGGGCATTTGATCAACTGGTCTGGTTTAGCTGCGATCAGTCGAAGCTGTCTTGCAACCTGAAAAATGGAAGGATCCCTGAAACAGCGGCTGGGGTCAGTCtggattttgcttttcttcttggaTGAGCTGATTTGTCTGGGTTTATTTTTACTGATGGGAAGACTTCTGGGAAACAGTTTAGCTTGCTTGCTCATTTCACTGCTTCCTTGTGGGCTGTGCATGGATCCGGGTTTTCTGGGCACAGTGCTACAATGGGCACTCTCTTTTCGTGATTTAGGCCGAAAAGACAGATCGTGATTTGGGGACATAGCTATGGGCCCACTTTCACTCGTCAGAAACTGTACGTCTGGGTCTGTCCGTTTCATTGGGCAGAGCGGAAGGGGCTTTATTAACTCTGTCTCAGTGCACGGGATGTTGACAGGTGCTTCGCAGGTTGCCTCTATGATATGGGAATCCTCAGAGGAATTAAGAACCCTCAACACGGCCCCCTTGGGTATCAACACTGGAGCAGCCACATGGGGCTTCTTGGTCAGTCTGCTTTCGGTTTTCCCACTGCTGCCTTCGACAAGCTGTGGATACGCCTGCTGGTGTGCGAGCTGCCCACTAACATCACCGGCATCCTGAGGTCTGGGGAGCGTGCCCGTGGAATAGCCAGAGCTGGTGAAAGACACATTAATTTCCTGGATGCCGTCAGGCGTGGCTTTTGAAGTGACTTTAGACGCCTTCCCTACAGAATGTCGATGGGCGCTgtttgcagccagagatgaagGCTTGCCACAGGATTCGATTAACTGGGCTATCTTTCTGCGCAAGAGTTcaattgactttattttggaggttgAACTATTCCACTTGACGCCCTCAGGGACGTTTTCAGATCCGGAGCtcagagaaaagacagaggagaTCACTGGGCCATCGAAGGAGTCATTAGTCTGGTCGGGATTCTTTAATTCCAGAGGTTTATCCCCGGACTGTTGGGCTCTGACTCTGTCTTCTCCCATTACGCTGATGCGTAAATACTCACTTCTGTGTTGAGAGGAAACCTGGCCTGCGTTTGAAACTGCCTTGTATTCCTGCATCTGGTTGTCTTGCAGCTTCCTGGGAGGGGCAACCATTTTTGCAGGAAGGCTGATCTCATTCCTAGAGCCCAAGTCATTCTGATATAGGGGCAGTGAGTCCttttctccagagaaggaaatggttgcaGGTGGTACAGAGACAGGAAATAACTGCTGTGGGTCACTGGGTAAGTTTCTTCTGTCTTCAGTAAAAGAAAGGGCAGCTTTATACGGAAAAGAGTTCGATGAAGTTCCAAGACTACGTAAGACACCGTTTTTCACTAGAGATAATGGAGAGTGGCCTTTGAAGGCAATGGAAGGCAGAGCAGCTCTATGGGGATACGTATAACCTTTTTTCTGCAAACTCTCAACTCTCCCTGGGTTGAGCAGGGATTCTCCACTGCTGTGCCTGCCAGAATTTGGCATGAAAAAATCGTAAGACCTCACCCATTTCACATTTTTAAGCTGCTTCTGAACTGACGGCTGTAGACTACCGATGCCTGCAAGTTTTCCAACAGGCCCTTCAATTGCGAGGGACTGCATGGGCTCTGTGGAAGCCATTTTTTCCTGCTCGCTTGCACCTCTCTCTTTAGACCCACGTTCGGAACtacctccatcacctccactggcgtCGAGGCTGTTGGTTTCTTCCAGGGGAA from Ovis canadensis isolate MfBH-ARS-UI-01 breed Bighorn chromosome 6, ARS-UI_OviCan_v2, whole genome shotgun sequence encodes the following:
- the ZNF518B gene encoding zinc finger protein 518B, producing the protein MKDIGQQLYSTEVGDGCSALTMSPKQPNAHRGTRPDRPDSQTLLYQGSEAESAAMTIATCVKCKSVHEVPLQDLKKGTGQSQKEDKYVCFKCNLGVASPHFHFVNNSRSTTQVGSKPEAISSSVNHKFKVRNFKPGKYYCDKCRFSTKDPLQYKKHTLQHEEIKFVCSHCGCISYTKGEFQRHLVKHTGVFPYRCEYCDYGAIRNDYIVKHRRRVHEKAGAKRPPKAIARLEPKRISASKQNPELSKASSPSTAFQNKVSDHLSRFSLHASKDRTHSITLLPETKDYQKDVVCIPHKGALSEPPEVSLLENKSVEVEVLSPSKEPVQPGMPLTVVAPAELVVPANCLAQLMDVKVVNGTQQLVLKLFPLEETNSLDASGGDGGSSERGSKERGASEQEKMASTEPMQSLAIEGPVGKLAGIGSLQPSVQKQLKNVKWVRSYDFFMPNSGRHSSGESLLNPGRVESLQKKGYTYPHRAALPSIAFKGHSPLSLVKNGVLRSLGTSSNSFPYKAALSFTEDRRNLPSDPQQLFPVSVPPATISFSGEKDSLPLYQNDLGSRNEISLPAKMVAPPRKLQDNQMQEYKAVSNAGQVSSQHRSEYLRISVMGEDRVRAQQSGDKPLELKNPDQTNDSFDGPVISSVFSLSSGSENVPEGVKWNSSTSKIKSIELLRRKIAQLIESCGKPSSLAANSAHRHSVGKASKVTSKATPDGIQEINVSFTSSGYSTGTLPRPQDAGDVSGQLAHQQAYPQLVEGSSGKTESRLTKKPHVAAPVLIPKGAVLRVLNSSEDSHIIEATCEAPVNIPCTETELIKPLPLCPMKRTDPDVQFLTSESGPIAMSPNHDLSFRPKSRKESAHCSTVPRKPGSMHSPQGSSEMSKQAKLFPRSLPISKNKPRQISSSKKKSKIQTDPSRCFRDPSIFQVARQLRLIAAKPDQLIKCPRRNQPVIVLNHPDVDSPEVSNVMKVINKYKGNVLKVVLSERTRCQLGMRRHHIRLTYQNAEEASQIKRQMMLKMKLKKVHKNNYQVVDSSPDDSSQCIFKCWFCGRLYEDQEEWMSHGQRHLIEATRDWDVLSSKGK